The genomic stretch ACTATCTGTAGGATTATAAAGCTCAATAAAGCCGTGGGATATCGGAACATCAGTATCTACAGCCAAGCCCCCGCCGTACACTTGATTAATGATCACATGAGGAACAGCATGGCTATAAACTTGGTTAGCCGTGTAAGGGGTCCCTGCTTGCTCCAAGCCTGCGGCAGCCATAACCGGTCCGCCCGCCAGTGCCATGCTTGCTGTAATTTCAGCAGCTAACAAAAAGGATATCAACCTTCTACTATAGATCTTCAAGAATGACTCACTCCCATTTCTCCTAAGTTATCCCTAATTGTAAAGATAAAATATCATGAGAGGATCAAGCTTTCGTTAAGGTTCCGTAAATGGACGGTGTAAAATGGGGACATGCGTATTTCTGAGCACAGCGTGCACGAACTAAATCACCCTTAGGGTGATTGGAAATCGCAGACGCGTCAGTCACACTTCTAACGGAAACCACAGACGCTAAATCGCCTTTATTTTTCATTTCAGGATTCTAACGGAAACACGGGCCTCTATTTGTAGTCTACATGCCGAATCTCGCTTCATTTCTGCGCAATAGAGTCTCCCACTTCCGTTAAAATGTGACGCTAACCAAAAATCGAACTTTAGCGTCTCTGATTTCCGTTAGCTTTCGTTATCTGCTCTCCGGCTGCCGCCGCAGCATCGTTATCAACAGGTTCTGAGAATCCATAGTTCCCTATGCAACAAAAAAATAGCCAGTCACAGTGTTGGCACCATGACTAGCTATTTTTATATCGTTTGCCTACTAGGAGGCTGGCTTGTCTTATCAGCCCGTGTTCCGAAGGCCGGCAGCAATGCCGTTGATCGTCAGAAGCACCTCACGGAGCAGCTCTTGATCATCCTCTTCATTATCACGCAGCGCACGAAGCTCCGTTAGCAATTGAACTTGCAGGTAGCTGAGCGGATCTACATACGGATTGCGCAAACGAATCGATTCTTGAATAACAGGTACATTATCCAAAATTTCCGTTTGGCCCGTAATGCTCAAAATAAGATTTGATGTAAGCTCGTACTCTTGTTCGATTTGCTCAAAAATACGATCGCGAACCGTTTGATCCTTAATCATATCCGCATATTCCTTCGCAATAACCAAATCTGCCTTAGCAAGCGCCATTTGCAGATTGTCGATCAGCGAACGGAAGAACGGGAACTTCTCGTACATCGTACTCAGCGTCTTCATCTTCTCTTTGTCATCGCCTGCATATTGGTTCAGCGCTGTACCGGCTGCATACCAAGCTGGCAGTAAATAACGGCTTTGCGTCCATGCGAATACCCAAGGAATCGCACGTAAATCCTCAAAGCGATCGCTATTTTTGCGTTTAGAAGGACGGGAGCCAATATTAAGCTCGCCAACCTCTGGCAAAGGTGTAGACTCCTTGAAGTAAGTCAAGAAATCTGGATCACGGAAAATAAGATCCTGATATTTCTCAAGCGCCGTTTCCGAAATCGAGCGTGAAATTTCATCCCACGCCGCTTCCTCCTGCGGAGCCTGCTCTGGATATTTCGCCAAGCGAGCTGCCGTAATAAGCGCCCAGGTCGCTTGCTCTAAGCTGCGGTAAGCGATCCCTTGCATGGAATAACGAGAAGAGAGAACCTCGCCTTGCTCGGTAATTTTGATGCCACCGCCAACCGTGTGAGGCGGCTGCGCCAGAATACTGCGGTTAAGCGGCATTCCGCCACGACCAAGTGCTCCTCCGCGTCCGTGGAAAAACTTCAATTTCACATCATATTCGTTGCCGGCAGCCGTAATATCATTCAGTGCTACGCGCAGCTCCCAGTTCGCTGTAACCACGCCGCCATCCTTGTTGCTATCGGAGTAACCAAGCATAATTTCATGCAAATTGCCGCGAGCCTCTACCGCTTGACGATAGATCGGCATTTCAAACAGCTGTTTCATAATTGCAGGTGCCGCATGAAGATCATCGATCGTCTCAAATAACGGTACGGATTGCAATGTGCAGCGGATCGTGCCGTCAGCTTCCTTGCGGAACAGGCCAACTTCCTTCGCGAACACCATAACCTCAAGCATGTCGCTTGCTGCTTCCGTCATACTAATGAGGTAGCTGGATATGCACTCAACGCCAAATTCCTGCTGCGCACGATAAATCGTATGGTAAACATCCAAGCATTCACGGGTAGAATCTGTATAATCCAGGTGACCAGAGGTTAGAGGCCTTGGATCATTCAAAAGACTGTGGAGCAGATTAGTTTTCTCTTCTTCCGGAAGCGATG from Paenibacillus sp. FSL H8-0548 encodes the following:
- the ppc gene encoding phosphoenolpyruvate carboxylase codes for the protein MSDQSASTLTTNRQQANNLLRRDVRFLGNILGEVLVHQGGRELLDIVERIREQSKALRAEFIPEIFDQFKGNISSLSPEIRHQVIRAFAIYFQLVNIAEQNHRIRRKRDYEVSAGETVQRGSIESAVQDLKERGIAIEDVQDIMSNISLELVMTAHPTEATRRAVLEIHKRIANDVMELDDPTLTYREREKLREKLMNEVLILWQTDELRDRKPTVIDEVRNGLYYFDETLFEVLPNVYEELERCLNKYYPDENWHVPDYLRFGSWIGGDRDGNPSVTSKVTWETLNLHRQLAIRKYEEKLEELVELLSFSTNLIEVSAELVESVRLDREHVELKCVDLWRNTKEPYRIKLGFMLEKLANTRDESLKGSPMRYNHPDELREELLIIDRSLRHHFADYVADTALAKLIRQVELFGFHLMALDVRQHSQEHENAMTEILAKMNVVADYASLPEEEKTNLLHSLLNDPRPLTSGHLDYTDSTRECLDVYHTIYRAQQEFGVECISSYLISMTEAASDMLEVMVFAKEVGLFRKEADGTIRCTLQSVPLFETIDDLHAAPAIMKQLFEMPIYRQAVEARGNLHEIMLGYSDSNKDGGVVTANWELRVALNDITAAGNEYDVKLKFFHGRGGALGRGGMPLNRSILAQPPHTVGGGIKITEQGEVLSSRYSMQGIAYRSLEQATWALITAARLAKYPEQAPQEEAAWDEISRSISETALEKYQDLIFRDPDFLTYFKESTPLPEVGELNIGSRPSKRKNSDRFEDLRAIPWVFAWTQSRYLLPAWYAAGTALNQYAGDDKEKMKTLSTMYEKFPFFRSLIDNLQMALAKADLVIAKEYADMIKDQTVRDRIFEQIEQEYELTSNLILSITGQTEILDNVPVIQESIRLRNPYVDPLSYLQVQLLTELRALRDNEEDDQELLREVLLTINGIAAGLRNTG